One window of Marmota flaviventris isolate mMarFla1 chromosome 5, mMarFla1.hap1, whole genome shotgun sequence genomic DNA carries:
- the Ublcp1 gene encoding ubiquitin-like domain-containing CTD phosphatase 1 yields the protein MALPIIVKWGGQEYSVTTLSEDDTVLDLKQFLKTLTGVLPERQKLLGLKVKGKPAENDVKLGALKLKPNTKIMMMGTREESLEDVLGPPPDNDDVVNDFDIEDEVVEVENREENLLKISRRVKEYKVEILNPPREGKKLLVLDVDYTLFDHRSCAETGVELMRPYLHEFLTSAYEDYDIVIWSATNMKWIEAKMKELGVSTNANYKITFMLDSAAMITVHTPRRGLIDVKPLGVIWGKFSEFYSKKNTIMFDDIGRNFLMNPQNGLKIRPFMKAHLNRDKDKELLKLTQYLKEIAKLDDFLELNHKYWERYLSKKQGQ from the exons ATGGCTCTCCCTATCATTGTAAAATGGGGTGGACAGGAATATTCAGTGACCACACTTTCAGAAGATGATACTGTGCTAGATCTCAAACAGTTTCTCAAGACACTTACAGGAGTGCTGCCAGAACGCCAAAAGTTACTTGGACTCAAAGTTAAAG GCAAACCTGCAGAAAATGATGTTAAGCTTGGAGCTCTCAAACTGAAACCAAATACTAAAATCATGATGATGGGAACTCGTGAGGAGAGCTTg GAAGATGTCTTAGGTCCACCCCCTGACAATGATGATGTTGTCAATGACTTTGACATTGAAGATGAAGTCGTTGAAGTAGAAAATAG GGAAGAAAACCTACTGAAAATTTCTCGCAGAGTGAAAGAATACAAAGTGGAAATATTAAATCCtcccagagaaggaaaaaagcttTTGGTACTAGATGTTGATTATACATTATTTG ACCATAGGTCTTGTGCAGAGACTGGTGTAGAATTAATGAGGCCATATCTTCATGAATTTCTAACATCTGCATATGAAGATTATGACATTGTTATTTGGT CTGCAACAAATATGAAGTGGATTGAAGCTAAAATGAAA GAGCTGGGCGTGAGCACAAATGCAAATTACAAGATTACCTTCATGTTGGACAGTGCTGCTATGATAACGGTGCATACTCCAAGAAGAGGATTAATAGAT gtAAAGCCTCTTGGTGTTATATGGGGAAAGTTTTCCGAGTTTTACAGCAAAAAGAACACCATTATGTTTGATGACATAGGAAGAAATTTTCTAATGAATCCACAAAATGGACTAAAG ATAAGGCCTTTTATGAAAGCACACCTAAATCGAGATAAGGACAAAGAACTTCTAAAATTAACTCAGTACCTCAAGGAAATAGCAAAATTAGATGACTTTTTGGAGCTAAATCACAAATATTGGGAAAG GTATCTCTCCAAGAAGCAAGGACAGTAG